In Streptomyces sp. NBC_01426, one genomic interval encodes:
- a CDS encoding 3-deoxy-7-phosphoheptulonate synthase, which translates to MENADIGIRLKPALQQPDWDDPAQLRRVREELLARPSLVAADDVRTLRGLLARVAAGQAHVVQVGDCAEDPAECTPDHVARKAAVLDLLAGSLRLITGKPVLRVGRIAGQYAKPRSRPTEVVDGVDMPVFRGHMVNGPEPDVDTRRPDPLRLLTGYMAADDVMRGLGWRPGSPGAGIDPMVWTSHEALLLDYEVSMLRSDEAGGLMLASTHWPWIGERTRQVDGAHVELLSRVSNPVACKVGPNMSPAELLALCERLDPDREPGRLTLIARMGADAVPDALPPLVTAVREAGHPVIWLTDPMHGNTVSTPDGYKTRYVETVEREAVAFHFAVTEAGGIAGGFHLETTPDAVTECVSDPSAIDRVGEFYTSHCDPRLNPGQAISVVSSWSF; encoded by the coding sequence GTGGAAAACGCCGACATCGGCATCCGGCTGAAACCCGCGCTCCAACAGCCGGACTGGGACGACCCCGCGCAGTTGCGTCGGGTCAGGGAGGAACTCCTGGCCCGCCCCTCGCTGGTCGCCGCGGACGACGTACGGACCCTGCGCGGGCTGCTGGCCCGGGTGGCGGCCGGTCAGGCCCACGTGGTCCAGGTCGGCGACTGCGCCGAGGACCCGGCCGAATGCACGCCCGACCACGTCGCCCGCAAGGCCGCCGTCCTGGACCTGCTCGCCGGGTCGCTGCGACTGATCACCGGCAAGCCGGTGCTGCGCGTCGGCAGGATCGCCGGCCAGTACGCCAAGCCCCGCTCGCGCCCCACCGAGGTCGTCGACGGGGTCGACATGCCCGTCTTCCGGGGCCACATGGTCAACGGACCCGAACCCGACGTCGACACCCGCCGCCCCGACCCGCTGCGGCTGCTCACCGGCTACATGGCCGCCGACGACGTGATGCGGGGCCTCGGCTGGCGCCCCGGCAGCCCCGGCGCCGGCATCGACCCCATGGTGTGGACCAGCCACGAGGCGCTGCTCCTCGACTACGAGGTGTCGATGCTCCGCAGCGACGAGGCGGGCGGACTGATGCTGGCCTCCACCCACTGGCCCTGGATCGGCGAGCGCACCCGGCAGGTCGACGGCGCCCACGTCGAGCTGTTGTCCCGGGTGAGCAACCCGGTGGCCTGCAAGGTCGGCCCGAACATGAGCCCGGCGGAGCTCCTCGCCCTGTGCGAACGGCTCGACCCGGACCGCGAGCCCGGCCGTCTCACCCTGATCGCCCGGATGGGCGCCGACGCCGTCCCCGACGCCCTGCCCCCGCTCGTGACCGCCGTCCGCGAGGCCGGACACCCGGTGATCTGGCTGACCGACCCCATGCACGGCAACACCGTCAGCACCCCCGACGGTTACAAGACCCGCTACGTCGAGACGGTCGAACGCGAGGCCGTGGCCTTCCACTTCGCCGTCACCGAGGCCGGCGGTATCGCGGGCGGCTTCCACCTGGAGACCACCCCGGACGCCGTCACCGAATGCGTCTCCGACCCGTCCGCCATCGATCGGGTCGGCGAGTTCTACACCAGTCACTGCGACCCGCGGCTCAACCCCGGACAGGCCATATCCGTCGTATCCAGTTGGAGCTTCTGA
- the pdxR gene encoding MocR-like pyridoxine biosynthesis transcription factor PdxR, giving the protein MQRSWVNSAGASDPEPAGTGSDLHLELSGEGSLRNQLMQALRTAIDSGRLTPGTRLPPYRALAVDLGIARNTVADAYAELVEEGWLSARQGSGTRVAKRATPLQPDRMRGPARPTHRRTVHDLLPSSPDASAFPRTAWIGAARRALAAAPHDAFGVGDPRGRIELRRTLTDYLARVRGVRTAPDRIIVCSGFAHGLELLGKVLAGPVAVESYGLSFHRDILVASGLATIPLTVDGGGARVEELPGTGAKAVLLTPAHQFPTGGPLHPERRAAVVDWARASGAVLIEDDYDGEFRYDRQPVGAVQGLDPDRIVYIGSASKSLSPALRLGWMVLPGWLVDDVLAAKGTREMWSGVTDQLTLAEFIGSGAYDRHLRRMRLIYRRRRDQLAARLAQEAPHIKVSGVAAGLHAVLELPRDTEEAALRAARRQGLALDGLRPYLHPESSMTPRDGLVLGYGTPPDHAFAAALDALCLALPDPPQEEERPGSGGEEPPRRRGDPEAHRVP; this is encoded by the coding sequence ATGCAGAGATCATGGGTCAATTCCGCGGGCGCGTCCGATCCCGAGCCGGCCGGTACCGGGAGCGATCTGCACCTGGAACTGAGCGGCGAGGGCAGCCTGCGCAACCAGCTGATGCAGGCGTTACGCACGGCGATCGACTCCGGCCGGCTCACCCCCGGCACCCGGCTGCCGCCCTACCGGGCCCTCGCCGTGGACCTGGGGATCGCCCGCAACACCGTCGCCGACGCGTACGCCGAGCTGGTGGAGGAGGGCTGGCTGTCGGCGCGCCAGGGCTCCGGCACCCGGGTGGCCAAACGGGCGACCCCGCTCCAGCCCGACCGGATGCGCGGCCCCGCCCGGCCGACGCACCGCAGGACCGTGCACGACCTGCTGCCCAGCTCCCCCGATGCCTCCGCCTTCCCCCGTACCGCCTGGATCGGCGCCGCCCGACGGGCGCTGGCCGCCGCTCCGCACGACGCCTTCGGCGTCGGTGACCCCCGCGGCCGGATCGAGCTGCGCCGGACCCTGACCGACTACCTCGCGCGGGTGCGCGGCGTACGGACCGCCCCGGACCGGATCATCGTCTGCTCCGGCTTCGCCCACGGGCTGGAGCTGCTCGGCAAGGTGCTCGCCGGTCCGGTCGCGGTGGAGTCGTACGGGCTGTCCTTCCACCGGGACATCCTGGTGGCGTCGGGGCTGGCCACGATCCCGTTGACGGTGGACGGCGGGGGCGCGCGGGTGGAGGAACTTCCCGGGACGGGCGCCAAGGCGGTGCTGCTCACCCCGGCCCACCAGTTCCCGACGGGCGGGCCGCTGCACCCGGAGCGGCGGGCCGCGGTGGTGGACTGGGCGCGGGCGAGCGGTGCAGTGCTGATCGAGGACGACTACGACGGGGAGTTCCGTTACGACCGCCAGCCGGTCGGCGCCGTCCAGGGCCTGGACCCGGACCGGATCGTCTACATCGGCTCCGCCAGCAAGAGCCTGTCCCCCGCGCTGCGCCTGGGCTGGATGGTGCTGCCGGGCTGGCTGGTCGACGACGTGCTCGCCGCGAAGGGCACCCGCGAGATGTGGTCGGGGGTCACGGACCAGCTGACCCTGGCCGAGTTCATCGGCTCGGGCGCCTACGACCGTCACCTGCGCCGGATGCGCCTGATCTACCGGCGCCGCCGGGACCAGCTGGCGGCCCGGCTGGCGCAGGAGGCCCCGCACATCAAGGTCAGCGGGGTGGCGGCCGGGCTGCACGCGGTGCTGGAGCTGCCGAGGGACACCGAGGAGGCGGCCCTGCGGGCGGCCCGCCGGCAGGGCCTGGCGCTGGACGGGTTGCGGCCGTACCTGCATCCCGAGAGTTCCATGACCCCGCGGGACGGGCTGGTGCTCGGCTACGGCACCCCGCCCGACCACGCGTTCGCGGCGGCCCTGGACGCCCTGTGCCTGGCGTTGCCCGACCCGCCGCAGGAGGAGGAGCGGCCCGGCTCCGGCGGGGAGGAGCCGCCGCGCCGCCGGGGCGACCCCGAGGCCCACCGGGTCCCGTAG
- a CDS encoding carboxymuconolactone decarboxylase family protein produces the protein MTTFQVPERMNFAAVAPKIFKSVLALDGAARQGLDPVLLELVQIRTSQINRCAYCIDYHTSDARKGGESEERIYQLTAWQESSLFTVKERAALALTEEVTLLPGGVTDAVYDEAARHFGEEELAHLIALIFTANVWNRMNVATRKTPGTE, from the coding sequence ATGACCACTTTTCAGGTTCCTGAGCGCATGAACTTCGCCGCCGTCGCCCCCAAGATCTTCAAGTCCGTCCTGGCCCTCGACGGGGCCGCCCGACAGGGACTCGACCCGGTCCTCCTGGAGCTCGTCCAGATCCGCACCTCGCAGATCAACCGCTGCGCCTACTGCATCGATTACCACACCAGCGACGCCCGCAAGGGCGGCGAGTCGGAAGAGCGGATCTACCAGCTCACCGCCTGGCAGGAGTCGAGCCTCTTCACCGTCAAGGAGCGCGCGGCCCTCGCCCTCACCGAGGAGGTCACCCTCCTCCCGGGCGGGGTCACCGACGCCGTCTACGACGAGGCCGCCCGCCACTTCGGCGAGGAGGAGCTCGCGCACCTGATCGCGCTCATCTTCACCGCCAACGTGTGGAACCGGATGAACGTCGCCACCCGCAAGACCCCCGGCACCGAGTAG
- a CDS encoding NAD(P)H-dependent oxidoreductase yields the protein MTKVAVIYYSSQGNVHQLAVAAAAAAEKAGAEVRLRRTAELTTETVVPGNDTWNAAWEEHLAAVADIPEATLDDLEWADAVLWGTPGRYGLPAASLKQFIDQTLPLHSKRGLLNKVMSSFTSTATLHGGQESTLLALNNAFYHWGAIIVPPGVADPIQLAPTNGNPYGVSSVSRNEAGNVTEDNLAAIEYQARRTVEITAALRKGLA from the coding sequence ATGACCAAGGTCGCCGTCATCTACTACTCCTCCCAGGGAAACGTCCACCAGCTCGCCGTGGCCGCCGCGGCCGCCGCCGAGAAGGCGGGCGCGGAGGTGCGGTTGCGCAGGACCGCCGAACTCACCACCGAAACGGTCGTGCCCGGCAACGACACCTGGAACGCGGCATGGGAGGAGCACCTCGCCGCCGTCGCGGACATCCCCGAGGCCACGCTCGACGACCTCGAATGGGCCGACGCGGTGCTGTGGGGGACCCCGGGCCGCTACGGTCTGCCCGCCGCCTCGCTCAAACAGTTCATCGACCAGACCCTTCCCCTGCACTCCAAGCGCGGACTCCTGAACAAGGTGATGTCCTCGTTCACGTCCACCGCGACCCTGCACGGCGGCCAGGAGAGCACCCTCCTGGCACTCAACAACGCCTTCTACCACTGGGGCGCGATCATCGTGCCGCCCGGTGTGGCCGACCCGATCCAGCTGGCCCCGACCAACGGCAACCCGTACGGAGTGAGCAGCGTCTCGCGCAACGAGGCGGGCAACGTCACCGAGGACAACCTCGCCGCCATCGAGTACCAGGCCCGCCGCACCGTCGAGATCACCGCCGCGCTCCGCAAGGGCCTCGCCTAG
- a CDS encoding FAD-dependent monooxygenase, translating into MNATSDADVLIVGAGPTGLLAACELLRRGVGVRIVDRAHEAARVPKALSLWPRVRDILTDLGVGEAVQEASVPVRAFRYFSDRQPVASLTFTEELAARQLPQPETERILTERLHSLGGKIERGVRLLCLDDVDYSGRIEPGGTVTAVLEHGDGLVERFTAPFVIGADGAGSDVRRQLGIGFEGSTYEMAFALLDTRIEGNLPPDEIAYYQSTSGTLCVVPQPDGVFRFLSVMPEGTTLTRDDMQRLIDTRGPHGVRITEPVWETVFRVHARRATDFQRGRVFLAGDSAHVHSPAGGQGMNNGLQDAHNLAWKLAAVLAGEAPATLLESYGRERVEATGRIVRDTDLHTRALTARTRRRVAARDTAFRLLDRTGAAARLYAPVMAGRRLAYTPDRDTRQPSTGACRVRDRLPGGIRAGSVFPRAAAVALGLAGPGRAPAGWTLLLRPPARDTAWTARVEHTVGPWPALRVLRATPDLPGRAGLCTRPGYYLIRPDGHVAAHGHTDDLDRLEAELRHALTVAP; encoded by the coding sequence GTGAACGCCACCAGCGATGCCGACGTGCTGATCGTCGGAGCCGGTCCCACCGGCCTGCTCGCCGCCTGCGAACTGCTGCGGCGCGGCGTGGGCGTACGGATCGTCGACCGGGCCCACGAAGCCGCCCGGGTACCCAAGGCGCTGTCGCTGTGGCCCCGGGTCCGCGACATCCTCACCGACCTCGGCGTCGGCGAGGCCGTCCAGGAGGCCTCCGTACCCGTACGCGCCTTCCGCTACTTCTCCGACCGCCAGCCGGTCGCCTCGCTCACCTTCACCGAGGAGCTGGCCGCCCGCCAGCTGCCCCAACCCGAGACGGAACGCATCCTCACCGAACGGCTGCACTCCCTCGGCGGGAAGATCGAGCGCGGCGTCCGGCTGCTGTGCCTCGACGACGTCGACTACTCCGGCCGAATCGAGCCGGGCGGCACGGTCACCGCCGTACTGGAACACGGCGACGGCCTCGTCGAGCGGTTCACCGCACCCTTCGTCATCGGCGCCGACGGGGCGGGCAGCGACGTCCGCCGGCAACTCGGCATCGGCTTCGAGGGATCCACCTACGAGATGGCCTTCGCCCTCCTCGACACCCGCATCGAGGGAAACCTGCCGCCCGACGAGATCGCGTACTACCAGAGCACCTCGGGCACCCTGTGCGTCGTCCCGCAGCCCGACGGGGTCTTCCGCTTCCTGTCGGTGATGCCCGAGGGCACCACCCTGACCCGCGACGACATGCAGCGCCTCATCGACACCCGGGGCCCCCACGGCGTACGGATCACCGAACCGGTCTGGGAGACCGTCTTCCGGGTCCATGCCCGGCGTGCCACCGACTTCCAGCGCGGCCGGGTCTTCCTGGCCGGGGACTCGGCGCACGTGCACAGCCCCGCCGGCGGCCAGGGCATGAACAACGGCCTCCAGGACGCCCACAACCTCGCCTGGAAACTCGCCGCAGTCCTCGCCGGCGAGGCCCCCGCCACGCTCCTGGAGAGCTACGGCAGGGAACGCGTCGAGGCGACCGGCCGCATCGTCCGCGACACCGACCTGCACACCCGGGCCCTGACCGCCCGCACCCGGCGCCGGGTCGCCGCCCGCGACACCGCCTTCCGGCTGCTGGACCGCACCGGCGCCGCCGCGCGGCTCTACGCCCCCGTGATGGCGGGCCGCCGGCTCGCCTACACCCCCGACCGGGACACCCGGCAGCCGTCGACCGGCGCCTGCCGGGTACGCGACCGGCTGCCCGGCGGGATCCGGGCCGGCTCCGTCTTCCCCCGGGCCGCCGCCGTCGCGCTGGGCCTGGCCGGACCGGGACGGGCCCCGGCGGGCTGGACGCTGCTGCTGCGCCCGCCCGCCCGGGACACCGCCTGGACCGCCCGGGTCGAGCACACCGTCGGCCCCTGGCCGGCGCTCCGCGTCCTGCGGGCCACACCCGACCTGCCCGGCCGGGCAGGGCTGTGCACCCGACCCGGGTACTACCTGATCCGGCCCGACGGGCACGTGGCGGCCCACGGGCACACCGACGACCTGGACCGGCTGGAGGCCGAACTCCGCCACGCCCTGACCGTCGCGCCCTGA
- a CDS encoding isochorismatase family protein, whose product MAGIPTIEAYPMPTSGDLPLNTAAWSVDPARAVLLLHDMQHYFLKPLPDTLRTELVRNCAQLRDRCVELGVPVAYTAQPGGMTERQRGLLRDFWGPGMKPSRADREIADELGPRPEDWVFTKWRYSAFHHTDLLARMREAGRDQLVVGGVYAHVGVLATAVDSFSHDMETFLVADALADFTEEDHHRTLDYAARRCAVVTTVKETLA is encoded by the coding sequence ATGGCCGGCATCCCGACCATCGAGGCCTACCCGATGCCGACATCGGGGGACCTGCCCCTCAACACCGCCGCCTGGTCCGTCGACCCGGCCCGCGCCGTCCTGTTGTTGCACGACATGCAGCACTACTTCCTGAAACCCCTGCCGGACACCCTGCGCACCGAACTCGTCCGCAATTGCGCCCAGTTGCGCGACCGGTGTGTCGAACTCGGCGTCCCCGTCGCCTATACGGCCCAGCCGGGCGGCATGACCGAGCGCCAGCGCGGACTGCTGCGGGACTTCTGGGGGCCCGGGATGAAGCCCTCGCGCGCCGACCGGGAGATCGCCGACGAGCTGGGGCCCCGTCCCGAGGACTGGGTGTTCACCAAGTGGCGCTACAGCGCCTTCCACCACACCGACCTGCTGGCCCGGATGCGGGAGGCGGGACGCGACCAACTCGTCGTCGGCGGGGTGTACGCCCACGTCGGCGTACTCGCCACCGCGGTCGACTCGTTCAGCCACGACATGGAGACCTTCCTCGTCGCGGACGCCCTGGCCGACTTCACCGAGGAGGACCACCACCGGACCCTCGACTACGCCGCCCGGCGCTGCGCCGTCGTCACCACCGTGAAGGAGACCCTGGCATGA
- a CDS encoding class I adenylate-forming enzyme family protein, whose translation MLPVNGSDKGLYMGLVAERAAQAHGDQLIILDHDLDLFPEAGRRLTFAELAEYIDDTAARLYAAGVRRSDHVALHKSNGFDINILSSAVARLGAVPVQLSPYLDADSVLALLRRLGSPHLVTDTDKLDGPFAGTPLAEIAGQVIIVAGSRPGTVSLADLAGSPRQAPVVPHLDLPALMTHTSGTTGLPKLVVHSARTLHGRYRPQAKLFDMIREHETVALHVSYVHSRMPLALAVLLPRGNPMVIMNDAEPEHAARLWAETRPGFIESHPNSFMEWEVLADHPLRPLSNVKYFSTTFDAIHPSTMHKLLHATDRSSPLFYQIYGQSETGPLVGRGFTRATALGADGRCQGHAFPSDTKFRLVSRNGKEVTRDNPGYIDVQAAGRALGYFGERERYDTQVHGGWWRGMDLGYRTDEGCLHLLDREVDAIPGIHSTLEIEDTVLGRLDELTELVVVPGPDGAGVPVLCTRDDLPLDPARWRAAAAAWPQLAEPVQMKLSELPRTATMKVQRLELTERLRRLSAPQSS comes from the coding sequence ATGCTTCCCGTCAACGGCAGTGACAAGGGCCTGTACATGGGTCTCGTGGCCGAGCGGGCCGCCCAGGCCCACGGCGACCAGCTGATCATCCTCGACCACGACCTGGACCTCTTCCCCGAGGCCGGGCGACGCCTGACGTTCGCCGAACTGGCCGAGTACATCGACGACACCGCGGCCCGCCTGTACGCCGCCGGAGTGCGCCGCAGCGACCACGTCGCCCTCCACAAGTCCAACGGCTTCGACATCAACATCCTGTCCTCCGCCGTCGCCCGCCTCGGAGCCGTCCCCGTCCAGCTCTCCCCGTACCTCGACGCCGACAGCGTCCTCGCGCTGCTGCGCCGGCTCGGCTCCCCCCACCTGGTCACCGACACCGACAAGCTCGACGGACCGTTCGCCGGCACCCCCCTCGCGGAGATCGCCGGCCAGGTGATCATCGTGGCCGGGTCCCGCCCGGGCACGGTCTCCCTCGCGGACCTGGCCGGCTCCCCGCGGCAGGCCCCCGTCGTCCCCCACCTCGACCTGCCCGCGCTGATGACGCACACCTCCGGCACCACCGGCCTGCCCAAGCTGGTCGTGCACTCGGCCCGCACCCTGCACGGCCGCTACCGCCCGCAGGCCAAGCTCTTCGACATGATCCGCGAGCACGAGACGGTCGCCCTGCACGTCAGCTACGTCCACTCGCGGATGCCCCTGGCCCTGGCCGTCCTGCTGCCCCGCGGCAACCCGATGGTCATCATGAACGACGCCGAGCCCGAGCACGCGGCGCGACTGTGGGCCGAGACCCGCCCCGGATTCATCGAGTCCCACCCCAACTCCTTCATGGAATGGGAGGTGTTGGCCGATCACCCGCTGCGCCCGCTGTCGAACGTCAAGTACTTCAGCACCACCTTCGACGCCATCCACCCCAGCACCATGCACAAGTTGCTGCACGCCACCGACCGCAGCTCGCCGCTCTTCTACCAGATCTACGGACAGAGCGAGACGGGCCCGCTCGTCGGCCGCGGCTTCACCCGCGCCACCGCCCTGGGCGCGGACGGCCGCTGCCAGGGCCACGCCTTCCCCTCCGACACCAAGTTCCGCCTCGTCAGCCGCAACGGCAAGGAGGTCACCCGCGACAACCCCGGCTACATCGACGTACAGGCCGCCGGCCGGGCCCTGGGCTACTTCGGCGAGCGCGAGCGCTACGACACCCAGGTCCACGGCGGCTGGTGGCGCGGCATGGACCTCGGATACCGCACCGACGAGGGCTGCCTCCACCTCCTGGACCGCGAGGTGGACGCCATCCCCGGCATCCACTCCACCCTGGAGATCGAGGACACCGTCCTCGGCCGGCTCGACGAACTGACCGAACTGGTCGTCGTCCCCGGACCGGACGGCGCGGGCGTCCCCGTGCTCTGCACCCGCGACGACCTGCCGCTGGACCCGGCCCGCTGGCGCGCCGCCGCCGCCGCGTGGCCGCAGCTCGCGGAGCCGGTGCAGATGAAGCTCTCCGAACTGCCGCGCACGGCCACGATGAAGGTCCAGCGCCTCGAACTCACCGAACGACTGCGGCGGTTGTCCGCCCCGCAGTCGTCCTGA
- a CDS encoding 2,3-dihydro-2,3-dihydroxybenzoate dehydrogenase, whose protein sequence is MEGTTALVTGAAGGIGRAVALTLGERGALIAAVDRDPVALRRAVEEWADQGVKAVAFPTDVTSSADVERTVAAAESELGPIEHLVNAAGILRLGQARAFTDEDWNATFAVNTTGVFHVSRAVVNRMAERARGSLVTVASNAAGTPRTDMAAYAASKAAATMFTKSLGLEVARHGIRCNVVAPGSTDTPMLRSMWHDESGPRGSIEGHGDTYRVGIPLGRLAQPRHIADAVAFLLSDEAAHITLHTLTVDGGATLGV, encoded by the coding sequence ATGGAAGGCACCACAGCCCTCGTCACGGGAGCGGCCGGCGGTATTGGCCGCGCGGTCGCCCTCACCCTCGGGGAACGGGGCGCCCTCATCGCCGCCGTGGACCGCGATCCGGTGGCGTTGCGGCGGGCCGTCGAGGAGTGGGCCGACCAGGGCGTCAAGGCCGTCGCCTTCCCCACCGACGTCACCAGCAGCGCCGACGTCGAGCGGACCGTCGCGGCCGCGGAGAGCGAACTCGGCCCCATCGAGCACCTCGTCAACGCCGCCGGCATCCTGCGCCTGGGCCAGGCCCGCGCGTTCACCGACGAGGACTGGAACGCCACCTTCGCCGTCAACACCACCGGGGTCTTCCACGTCTCCCGGGCCGTGGTCAACCGGATGGCCGAGCGTGCCAGGGGCTCCCTCGTCACCGTCGCCTCCAACGCCGCCGGCACCCCCCGTACCGACATGGCCGCCTACGCCGCCTCCAAGGCCGCGGCCACCATGTTCACCAAGTCCCTCGGCCTGGAAGTCGCCCGTCACGGCATCCGCTGCAACGTCGTCGCCCCCGGCTCCACCGACACGCCGATGCTGCGGTCCATGTGGCACGACGAATCCGGCCCGCGCGGCTCCATCGAGGGACACGGGGACACGTACCGCGTCGGCATCCCCCTCGGCCGGCTCGCACAGCCCCGACACATCGCCGACGCCGTGGCGTTCCTGCTCTCGGACGAGGCCGCGCACATCACCCTGCACACCCTCACGGTCGACGGCGGCGCCACCCTCGGCGTCTGA
- a CDS encoding anthranilate synthase family protein produces the protein MTAAREPAERDLLDLILAPAPPPFALLHRPGATGPGLVEVLVGDVSHPESLESVPLPERGAAEPGRHEALVLVPFRQIRERGFEAPDDGSPLITLAVTGQEKVPLAEAVARIGDRPIRLTGGEFDIDDAGYADIVRRVIADEIGTGEGANFVIKRSFTAEITDYTPRSALTLFRRLLEQESGGYWTFVVHTGDRTFVGATPERHISVHRGTAVMNPISGTYRYPAGGPTLPQVMDFLADRKETDELYMVVDEELKMMARVCEGGGRVVGPYLKEMARLAHTEYLIEGRTTRDPREILRETMFAPTVTGSPLESACRVISRYEPRGRGYYSGIVALIGTDETGERELDSSILIRTADIDAAGRVSIGVGATLVRHSDPESEVAETKAKAAGLLAALESDGATRFSAHPDVRAALARRNDSIAGYWLAEEGERALPQASLVGRSVLVVDAEDTFTSMIAHQLRSMGLRVTVSRFDEPYSLDAHDLVVMGPGPGDPRDAGHPKIARLSADVRALLAKRRPFLAVCLSHQVLSRELGLELVRRDHPNQGVQRQIRLFGSTERVGFYNTFAARGAEDKAEAEGVGVFEVSRDPETDEVHALRGPHFASMQFHPESVLTRDGVRIVESLLTGLI, from the coding sequence ATGACCGCCGCCCGGGAGCCGGCGGAGCGCGACCTGCTCGACCTGATCCTCGCCCCCGCACCCCCGCCGTTCGCCCTGCTGCACCGGCCCGGCGCCACCGGGCCGGGCCTGGTGGAGGTCCTCGTCGGCGACGTGTCCCACCCCGAGTCCCTGGAGTCCGTACCCCTGCCCGAGCGGGGCGCGGCCGAGCCCGGCCGGCACGAGGCGCTGGTCCTCGTACCCTTCCGGCAGATCCGCGAACGCGGCTTCGAGGCCCCCGACGACGGCTCCCCGCTCATCACCCTCGCCGTCACCGGTCAGGAGAAGGTCCCCCTCGCGGAGGCCGTCGCACGCATCGGCGACCGGCCCATCCGGCTCACCGGCGGCGAGTTCGACATCGACGACGCCGGCTACGCGGACATCGTCCGTCGCGTCATCGCCGACGAGATCGGCACCGGCGAGGGGGCGAACTTCGTCATCAAGCGCTCCTTCACCGCGGAGATCACCGACTACACCCCGCGCAGCGCCCTGACCCTCTTCCGCCGGCTCCTGGAGCAGGAGTCGGGCGGCTACTGGACCTTCGTCGTCCACACCGGGGACCGCACCTTCGTGGGCGCCACCCCCGAACGCCACATCAGCGTGCACCGCGGCACCGCCGTGATGAACCCCATCAGCGGCACCTACCGCTACCCGGCCGGCGGCCCGACCCTGCCGCAGGTGATGGACTTCCTCGCGGACCGCAAGGAGACCGACGAGCTGTACATGGTCGTCGACGAGGAACTCAAGATGATGGCGCGGGTCTGCGAGGGGGGCGGCCGGGTCGTCGGCCCCTACCTCAAGGAGATGGCGCGCCTCGCGCACACCGAGTACCTCATCGAGGGGCGCACCACCCGCGACCCGCGCGAGATCCTGCGCGAGACGATGTTCGCCCCCACCGTCACGGGCAGCCCGCTGGAGAGCGCCTGCCGCGTCATCAGCAGGTACGAACCGCGCGGCCGCGGCTACTACAGCGGCATCGTCGCCCTCATCGGCACGGACGAGACGGGCGAACGGGAACTCGACTCGTCGATCCTCATCCGCACCGCCGACATCGACGCGGCCGGCCGGGTCTCCATCGGCGTGGGAGCCACCCTGGTGCGCCACTCCGATCCCGAGTCCGAGGTCGCGGAGACCAAGGCGAAGGCCGCCGGCCTGCTCGCCGCACTGGAATCGGACGGCGCCACCCGGTTCTCCGCCCACCCGGACGTCCGGGCCGCCCTGGCCCGTCGCAACGATTCCATCGCCGGCTACTGGCTGGCCGAGGAGGGCGAACGCGCCCTGCCGCAAGCCTCGTTGGTCGGACGCTCGGTCCTCGTCGTGGACGCGGAGGACACCTTCACCTCGATGATCGCCCACCAGCTCCGCTCGATGGGCCTGCGGGTGACCGTGAGCCGCTTCGACGAGCCGTACTCCCTCGATGCCCACGACCTGGTCGTCATGGGCCCGGGACCCGGCGACCCGCGCGACGCCGGCCACCCGAAGATCGCCAGGCTGTCGGCCGACGTCCGCGCGCTGCTCGCCAAGCGGCGGCCCTTCCTCGCCGTGTGCCTCAGCCACCAGGTCCTCTCCCGGGAACTGGGGCTCGAGCTGGTCCGCCGCGACCACCCCAACCAGGGCGTACAGCGACAGATCCGACTCTTCGGCTCGACCGAACGCGTCGGCTTCTACAACACGTTCGCCGCCCGCGGCGCCGAGGACAAGGCCGAGGCCGAGGGCGTCGGCGTCTTCGAGGTCAGCCGCGACCCGGAGACCGACGAGGTGCACGCCCTGCGCGGACCGCACTTCGCCTCCATGCAGTTCCACCCCGAATCCGTGCTCACCCGGGACGGCGTCCGCATCGTCGAGTCCCTGCTCACCGGCCTGATCTGA